A single Paenibacillus kribbensis DNA region contains:
- a CDS encoding YitT family protein encodes MKISKIMEQLKMILPILLGTAIYAFGLLYFIIPSKLMEGGITGITLLLNYAFSISPSLSTLLLNIPLFLIGWKMLGAKQIIYTGVGIGSLTFFLWLFEKMIHFGWMGTFQTEHDFILSSLYAGVTLGAGLGIVFRFGGTTGGSDIIARILNRKFGWSMGRILLVIDIVIISASLLYIPKEKILYTLVAVFIASKMIDFIQEGAYSARAFMIISDHTMDIADMITKDMDRGVTIIPAVGAFSKQAKHVAYCVVSRQEIRRLHQIVKSVDPRAFIIIQDVHDVHGEGFKEE; translated from the coding sequence TTGAAGATATCCAAAATCATGGAACAGCTTAAAATGATTTTACCCATTCTGCTCGGCACGGCCATCTATGCATTCGGTCTGCTGTATTTCATTATACCCAGCAAGCTGATGGAAGGCGGCATTACAGGGATTACCCTGTTGCTGAATTATGCTTTTTCCATTTCACCTTCCCTCTCCACCTTACTCCTGAACATTCCTTTATTTTTAATCGGGTGGAAAATGCTTGGCGCCAAGCAGATTATATATACGGGGGTAGGTATCGGGTCGCTCACTTTTTTTCTGTGGCTGTTTGAAAAAATGATTCATTTCGGATGGATGGGGACATTTCAGACCGAACATGATTTTATACTTTCTTCATTATATGCTGGGGTTACACTCGGGGCGGGGTTAGGTATAGTATTCCGCTTTGGCGGCACCACTGGCGGCTCGGATATTATCGCTCGTATTTTAAATCGAAAATTTGGCTGGAGTATGGGGCGAATTCTGCTGGTGATTGATATTGTCATTATCAGTGCCTCATTACTTTACATACCAAAAGAAAAAATTCTCTATACGCTAGTCGCCGTGTTTATCGCGTCCAAGATGATTGATTTTATACAGGAGGGGGCTTATTCAGCCAGAGCTTTTATGATTATCAGTGACCATACGATGGATATTGCCGATATGATTACAAAAGATATGGATCGGGGAGTTACGATTATTCCCGCTGTAGGTGCATTTTCCAAGCAGGCGAAGCATGTTGCCTACTGCGTCGTGTCACGACAGGAAATACGGCGTTTGCATCAGATTGTGAAGTCCGTCGATCCACGAGCGTTTATCATCATCCAGGATGTACATGATGTGCATGGAGAGGGCTTCAAAGAGGAATAG
- the dapB gene encoding 4-hydroxy-tetrahydrodipicolinate reductase, protein MSEPIKVAVVGAAGRMGREVVKLVLQDEELQLVAAVNRTHAGSDAGLLVGLPEAGIAIVEDVEQALLDSRPDVMVDFTGPRFAYAHTALAIKHGVRPVIGTTGFTSEQIDELDKQCREQHIGGLIAPNFSIGVILMMRFAAQAAKYYPHLEIIEYHGDQKLDAPSGTAIKTAELIAEQRQELRQGNPEEEELLEGSRGGYYQGFRIHSVRLPGVFAQQEVIFGGFGESLKIRQDSYERASYMPGVKIGIQKVMEQPGLVYGFEHYID, encoded by the coding sequence ATGTCAGAGCCAATAAAAGTAGCTGTCGTAGGAGCAGCAGGGCGTATGGGCCGTGAGGTTGTTAAGTTGGTTCTTCAGGATGAGGAACTACAGCTTGTGGCTGCAGTGAACAGAACGCACGCCGGCAGTGATGCCGGCCTTCTCGTCGGACTGCCGGAAGCGGGCATCGCTATTGTGGAGGATGTGGAGCAGGCTTTGCTGGATAGCAGGCCCGATGTCATGGTCGATTTTACGGGGCCGCGTTTTGCGTACGCACATACCGCGCTTGCGATCAAGCATGGAGTTCGTCCGGTTATCGGAACTACAGGGTTTACATCCGAACAGATTGATGAACTGGACAAGCAGTGCCGGGAACAGCATATTGGTGGTCTGATTGCGCCTAACTTTTCCATTGGAGTCATCTTGATGATGCGGTTTGCGGCTCAGGCGGCGAAATACTACCCGCATTTGGAAATTATCGAATATCACGGTGACCAAAAATTGGACGCGCCCTCGGGGACGGCCATTAAAACGGCAGAACTGATTGCGGAGCAGCGCCAGGAGCTGCGACAGGGCAACCCGGAAGAGGAGGAATTACTGGAAGGATCACGTGGCGGTTACTATCAGGGCTTTCGTATCCACAGTGTCCGGCTTCCCGGCGTGTTTGCGCAGCAGGAAGTGATATTCGGAGGCTTTGGAGAATCCCTTAAAATCCGTCAGGATTCTTATGAGCGGGCAAGCTATATGCCTGGTGTCAAAATCGGTATTCAAAAGGTTATGGAGCAGCCAGGACTTGTATACGGGTTTGAGCATTACATTGATTAA
- the panB gene encoding 3-methyl-2-oxobutanoate hydroxymethyltransferase, which produces MAGKQALNIVKMKKMKKEGIPLSMLTAYDYPSAKIAEEAGIDMILVGDSLGNVVLGYDSTIPVTLDDIVYHSRAVARGAEHTFIVADMPFMTYHSSVSESLQGIRRLMQEGHVHAVKLEGGAEISDVVKATVRAGVPVLGHIGLTPQAVNQIGGYRIQGKDEADARRLMEDAKALEQAGAFGIVLELVTEEVATAISKELSIPTIGIGAGRGCDGQVLVYHDLIQYASPYYSKRFVKTYADVGGLIRSSIEQYVSDVKGRAFPAEEHVFSTDDRVVEALYGKAKGQSQEQAKEKVESRS; this is translated from the coding sequence ATGGCGGGAAAACAAGCACTGAATATTGTGAAAATGAAAAAAATGAAGAAGGAGGGCATTCCGCTCAGTATGCTGACCGCGTATGATTATCCATCGGCTAAAATAGCCGAGGAGGCGGGAATAGACATGATTCTCGTGGGTGATTCACTGGGTAATGTGGTTCTTGGTTACGATTCGACCATTCCCGTGACTTTGGACGATATCGTGTACCACTCCCGTGCGGTAGCAAGAGGCGCGGAGCATACATTTATCGTAGCGGACATGCCTTTTATGACATACCACAGCAGCGTATCGGAAAGCCTTCAGGGCATCCGCCGTCTGATGCAGGAAGGACATGTGCATGCTGTCAAATTGGAAGGCGGAGCGGAAATTTCCGATGTCGTAAAAGCGACTGTTCGGGCAGGTGTACCTGTACTGGGACATATCGGTCTTACACCACAGGCAGTCAATCAGATTGGTGGCTATCGCATTCAAGGTAAGGACGAAGCAGACGCACGTCGGTTGATGGAGGATGCCAAGGCACTGGAGCAGGCGGGAGCCTTTGGCATTGTACTGGAACTGGTGACTGAGGAAGTCGCAACTGCCATTTCCAAAGAACTATCCATTCCGACCATTGGCATTGGCGCTGGACGCGGATGCGACGGCCAGGTACTGGTCTACCACGATCTGATTCAATATGCATCGCCTTATTACAGCAAGCGCTTTGTCAAAACCTATGCCGATGTAGGCGGCTTGATCCGCAGCAGCATTGAGCAATATGTGAGCGATGTGAAGGGACGGGCCTTTCCGGCTGAAGAGCATGTGTTCAGTACGGATGACCGTGTCGTGGAAGCTCTGTACGGTAAGGCGAAAGGGCAATCACAGGAACAAGCTAAGGAAAAGGTGGAATCCCGGTCATGA
- a CDS encoding DUF1405 domain-containing protein — translation MSLSYWWSRSFLTSRPFLWLLFWCNLVGTVYGYIWYKGQLEYTLNYHPLWQIVFVPDSPTASLFFTISIAFLLYPPRFKSLKVIRQVMEALAIVTSVKYGIWASAIIFWGVAQGGHMVWQDWMLVASHTAMAVEALLFVRFFTCKWIALGLAAMWTLLNDTMDYTFGIYPYLPKTLTNDVPQVRAFTYMLTLFSIVAAWLAMLARNQKASSHRDTA, via the coding sequence GTGTCATTGTCTTATTGGTGGAGCCGGTCGTTCCTGACGAGCCGGCCTTTTTTATGGCTGCTGTTCTGGTGTAATCTGGTTGGAACCGTGTATGGGTACATATGGTATAAAGGACAGCTGGAATATACGCTAAACTATCATCCGCTGTGGCAAATTGTATTTGTGCCTGACAGTCCGACAGCCAGCCTGTTTTTTACGATCTCTATCGCATTTCTGCTTTATCCTCCACGCTTCAAGAGCTTGAAGGTGATTCGTCAGGTTATGGAGGCGTTGGCTATCGTTACGAGTGTAAAATACGGCATCTGGGCCTCGGCTATTATTTTTTGGGGTGTCGCCCAGGGTGGACATATGGTATGGCAGGATTGGATGCTGGTGGCTTCTCATACGGCCATGGCCGTCGAAGCACTGCTATTCGTGCGTTTTTTTACCTGCAAATGGATTGCTTTAGGTTTGGCCGCTATGTGGACACTGTTAAACGATACGATGGATTATACTTTTGGCATTTATCCGTACCTTCCGAAGACGCTAACGAATGATGTACCGCAAGTGCGTGCGTTTACCTATATGCTGACGCTTTTCAGTATCGTAGCAGCATGGCTGGCTATGCTGGCGCGCAATCAAAAGGCATCGTCTCATCGAGATACAGCTTGA
- a CDS encoding nucleotide pyrophosphohydrolase, which translates to MEKSLDEIQREVDQYISQFKEGYFSPLAMLARMSEEVGELAREVNHSFGEKPKKTDEADNSIELELGDILFITVCFANSLGINLTEAHDKVMHKFNTRDANRWTKKDTD; encoded by the coding sequence ATGGAAAAATCGTTAGATGAGATTCAACGTGAGGTAGATCAGTATATATCTCAATTCAAGGAAGGGTATTTTAGTCCCTTGGCGATGTTGGCCAGGATGTCCGAGGAAGTCGGGGAACTGGCGAGGGAAGTGAATCATTCCTTTGGCGAGAAGCCGAAAAAAACGGACGAGGCCGACAATTCCATTGAACTGGAGTTGGGGGACATTTTGTTTATCACGGTTTGCTTTGCGAATTCGCTGGGTATAAATTTGACCGAGGCTCATGACAAGGTCATGCATAAATTTAATACACGTGACGCGAATCGCTGGACCAAAAAGGACACCGATTAG
- the bshA gene encoding N-acetyl-alpha-D-glucosaminyl L-malate synthase BshA has product MNDKLKIGITCYPSLGGSGVVATELGKLLAEKGHEVHFIANSIPFRLGGAFQKNIFYHEVEVNDYYVFRYPPYDLSLATKMAQVAQMKNLDVLHVHYAVPHAVCAYLAKEMVGDHLKVVTTLHGTDITVLAQDESLKDLIRLAINKSDAVTAVSKDLIRETIDALEITRPIDLTYNFVDKRVYYPRDAAALRRDFAQPDEKIMMHISNFRPVKRVADVLDIFARVQEKVPSKLLLVGEGPDLPKIRCKIEDLGLQDKVFFLGKQDEIAQVISMADVLLLPSEKESFGLVGLEAMACGVPTVGSQAGGIPELVVHGSTGYLAEIGNTEAMAEYAIELLSDEAMAERFREACLTRARTVFCDELISRQYEEIYYRVLGREVPELKPICV; this is encoded by the coding sequence TTGAATGACAAATTGAAAATTGGAATTACCTGTTATCCATCGCTGGGTGGCTCCGGCGTAGTAGCGACAGAACTGGGCAAGTTGCTGGCCGAGAAGGGGCATGAGGTTCATTTTATTGCCAATAGCATTCCGTTCAGATTAGGCGGGGCATTCCAAAAAAATATATTCTATCATGAGGTTGAGGTTAACGATTATTATGTGTTCAGATACCCGCCTTATGATTTGTCGTTGGCGACAAAAATGGCTCAGGTTGCACAAATGAAGAATTTGGATGTACTTCATGTTCATTATGCCGTACCACATGCGGTATGCGCTTATTTGGCCAAGGAAATGGTCGGCGATCACCTCAAGGTGGTAACCACGCTGCACGGTACGGACATTACGGTGCTGGCGCAGGATGAATCGTTGAAGGACCTGATTCGACTGGCTATTAACAAAAGCGACGCTGTGACCGCAGTGTCCAAGGATTTGATTCGTGAGACGATAGATGCGCTGGAGATTACACGGCCCATTGATTTGACCTACAACTTTGTCGACAAACGGGTGTATTATCCAAGGGATGCGGCTGCGCTGCGGAGAGATTTTGCCCAGCCGGATGAAAAGATCATGATGCATATTTCCAATTTCCGCCCTGTCAAACGGGTGGCAGACGTATTGGATATATTTGCACGAGTACAGGAAAAAGTACCTTCGAAGCTGCTGCTGGTCGGGGAAGGGCCGGACCTTCCAAAAATCCGCTGTAAAATCGAAGATTTAGGCTTACAGGATAAGGTATTCTTTTTGGGTAAGCAGGATGAGATTGCACAGGTCATTTCCATGGCGGATGTGCTGCTGCTTCCTTCGGAAAAAGAAAGCTTTGGGCTGGTTGGACTGGAAGCTATGGCTTGCGGGGTACCGACCGTTGGCTCACAGGCAGGCGGTATACCTGAACTTGTTGTTCATGGAAGTACGGGATATCTTGCTGAAATTGGCAACACCGAGGCGATGGCTGAATATGCAATCGAGCTGTTATCCGATGAAGCGATGGCAGAACGTTTCCGTGAAGCCTGTCTGACACGTGCTCGTACCGTTTTCTGTGATGAACTGATTAGCCGTCAATATGAAGAAATATATTACCGTGTGTTGGGACGCGAGGTGCCGGAGCTTAAACCGATCTGCGTTTAA
- a CDS encoding CCA tRNA nucleotidyltransferase, which translates to MKTNTWQYADQEMALHGKEVIHTLTTAGHEAYWVGGCVRDELLGRAIHDMDLTTSAEPEQVIALFPHVIPTGIQHGTVTVMQGGHAFEVTTFRTESGYADHRRPTEVAFVKEIREDLMRRDFTMNAIAMDEYGERVDPFGGEADLRAALVRCVGRAEERFEEDGLRMLRCIRFASVFRFRIAFNTWKGMIGRREGLRYIAMERVRVELEKMLSGPDPLRGLDMLSRSGLLACTKVPVPWEQCEGDALSGIVQLPDELRWGLLLLSCRLTSEAADELLRAWTFSNAVRLRLVHLLEWETELVSRAVAIAGDSASEKHDDSHDEALRRSWIQLLIKLGRDTASDWLEVYQVLPASFRGLSLEADQHVARMAELANSWTKQAAVIRIKDLNITGNILVQVMNRRGGPWLGQTMERLLLAAACGDIPNETEALLQEAKRVTEQVTKQEISNE; encoded by the coding sequence GTGAAGACAAATACCTGGCAATATGCGGATCAAGAGATGGCTCTTCATGGCAAAGAGGTCATACATACACTTACGACAGCAGGCCACGAGGCCTACTGGGTTGGCGGCTGTGTACGGGATGAGCTATTAGGCCGCGCTATTCATGACATGGACCTGACCACTTCAGCTGAGCCTGAACAGGTCATAGCCCTGTTCCCTCATGTCATTCCGACAGGAATTCAGCATGGGACGGTTACGGTCATGCAGGGCGGTCATGCATTCGAGGTAACCACATTTCGTACGGAAAGCGGCTACGCTGATCACCGCCGCCCAACGGAGGTTGCTTTTGTGAAGGAGATCCGGGAGGATCTGATGCGCCGTGATTTTACCATGAACGCGATCGCGATGGATGAATATGGAGAGCGAGTGGACCCCTTTGGAGGAGAAGCCGATTTGCGCGCTGCTCTTGTCCGTTGTGTGGGGCGAGCCGAGGAACGGTTTGAGGAGGATGGATTGCGGATGCTGCGTTGCATCCGTTTTGCCTCTGTTTTCCGTTTCCGCATCGCTTTCAACACCTGGAAAGGGATGATAGGGCGCAGAGAAGGACTTCGATATATAGCGATGGAACGCGTGCGAGTCGAACTGGAAAAGATGCTGTCCGGACCGGACCCGCTACGCGGTCTGGACATGCTGAGCCGGAGCGGATTGCTGGCCTGTACAAAGGTGCCGGTTCCCTGGGAGCAATGTGAAGGGGACGCGCTTAGCGGGATCGTGCAGCTGCCAGATGAACTGCGTTGGGGCCTGCTTCTGCTGTCTTGCAGACTAACCTCAGAGGCGGCGGACGAGCTGCTGAGAGCCTGGACCTTCTCCAACGCTGTACGTCTGCGACTGGTTCATCTGCTGGAATGGGAGACTGAGCTAGTCAGCCGTGCTGTTGCAATAGCTGGTGATTCCGCTTCTGAAAAACATGACGACAGCCACGATGAGGCACTCCGCCGCAGCTGGATTCAACTGTTAATTAAGCTGGGACGGGATACCGCTTCAGACTGGCTTGAGGTTTATCAAGTACTGCCTGCTTCATTTCGTGGATTATCGCTGGAGGCAGATCAGCATGTGGCGCGGATGGCAGAATTGGCAAATTCATGGACGAAGCAAGCTGCAGTGATTCGTATTAAGGATTTAAACATTACAGGAAATATACTGGTTCAAGTGATGAATCGACGGGGTGGGCCTTGGCTGGGACAGACGATGGAACGGCTTTTACTGGCTGCCGCCTGCGGAGATATACCGAATGAAACAGAAGCATTGCTTCAGGAAGCGAAACGGGTGACGGAACAGGTGACGAAACAGGAGATAAGTAATGAATAA
- a CDS encoding biotin--[acetyl-CoA-carboxylase] ligase has translation MNNHERLLGILEEGASDYVSGEEISRRLSVSRTAIWKQINKLRELGYTIEASSRRGYRLVSHPDRLEVSKLARALNTESFGQRIVILDSTVSTQQDAMRLAEEGAPEGTVVLAEEQTAGRGRLGRKWFSPRGKGVWMSIVLRPTQPLGFTPQLTLLTGVAVCRAIRRLTGVEAGIKWPNDLLIHGRKVSGILLESATEDQRVRYCIAGIGIDVNLNTDDYPEELTQLGTSLKIEAEREIDRTELIAAVLEEMEQLCRLYAEQGFQPIAMLWEALSVTINRSVRAHTGQGIAVEGTAVGLDPSGALVVETDQGERIQVISGDIQL, from the coding sequence ATGAATAATCATGAAAGATTGTTAGGCATACTGGAGGAGGGGGCATCCGATTATGTATCGGGTGAGGAAATCAGCCGCCGCCTCTCGGTCAGCCGCACGGCCATATGGAAGCAGATTAACAAGCTGCGTGAGCTGGGCTACACCATTGAAGCCTCCTCGCGTCGTGGCTACCGATTGGTGTCCCACCCAGACCGACTGGAGGTTTCCAAGCTGGCACGTGCATTGAATACCGAATCGTTTGGTCAACGTATCGTTATTCTGGATTCGACGGTCTCCACTCAGCAGGATGCCATGCGTTTGGCAGAAGAGGGGGCACCGGAGGGGACCGTAGTGCTGGCGGAGGAGCAGACGGCAGGACGGGGACGTTTGGGTCGGAAGTGGTTTTCACCTCGTGGCAAAGGCGTCTGGATGAGCATTGTGTTGCGTCCCACCCAGCCCCTAGGCTTTACTCCCCAGCTGACACTGCTTACAGGTGTGGCGGTGTGCAGGGCCATTCGTCGGCTGACGGGTGTGGAGGCTGGCATCAAGTGGCCCAATGATCTGCTTATTCATGGCCGCAAAGTGTCCGGTATTCTGCTGGAATCCGCAACAGAGGATCAACGGGTCCGCTATTGTATTGCCGGCATCGGCATTGATGTGAATTTGAATACGGATGATTATCCCGAAGAATTAACTCAGTTGGGAACGTCCTTGAAAATAGAAGCAGAGCGTGAAATTGACCGTACTGAATTGATTGCTGCGGTGCTGGAAGAGATGGAGCAGCTATGCAGGTTGTATGCGGAGCAGGGCTTTCAGCCGATAGCCATGCTGTGGGAGGCTTTATCGGTAACGATAAACCGCAGCGTACGGGCACATACCGGACAAGGGATAGCGGTGGAAGGTACAGCCGTCGGTCTGGACCCATCAGGGGCACTAGTGGTTGAAACGGATCAGGGAGAGCGAATTCAGGTCATTTCAGGCGATATACAATTGTAA
- a CDS encoding tetratricopeptide repeat protein: MKVEEYVQKAYQCILQNDFEQAVEWFEKAISAQPDHAEHYFRCSVTYARSGRLEQALTYAEHAVRLAPHQDEYVLHLHAQQARQLTEKARKMLDVDKTTPQLHRDAILLLEQAIALDPLCGDAFMLLALIYDELNEYKLAVQAAREAAALFPHNVQLANLMKKLCQQMNEQI, encoded by the coding sequence ATGAAGGTGGAGGAATACGTTCAGAAAGCTTATCAATGCATTTTGCAGAACGATTTTGAGCAGGCCGTGGAATGGTTTGAAAAAGCGATTTCAGCCCAGCCTGATCATGCGGAGCATTATTTCCGGTGTTCGGTTACCTATGCCCGCAGTGGACGTTTGGAGCAGGCGCTCACTTACGCAGAGCACGCGGTTCGTCTGGCTCCACACCAGGATGAATATGTGCTTCATCTGCACGCGCAGCAAGCCAGGCAACTTACGGAGAAGGCCAGAAAGATGCTGGATGTCGACAAAACTACACCACAGCTGCATCGAGATGCAATCTTGCTGTTGGAACAGGCGATTGCCCTTGATCCGCTATGCGGTGATGCATTTATGCTACTCGCGTTGATTTATGACGAATTGAATGAATATAAGCTGGCTGTGCAGGCTGCTCGCGAAGCGGCTGCCTTGTTTCCTCACAATGTACAGCTTGCCAATCTCATGAAGAAGTTATGCCAGCAGATGAATGAACAAATCTAG
- a CDS encoding gamma carbonic anhydrase family protein yields MLIHYNGNLPQLHSSVYVAEGAKIVGKVTIGQDSSVWFNAVLRGDMAPVIIGERCNIQDGVVGHVNTDQPLVLADDISVGHAAIIHGCTVGKGTLIGMGAIVLNGAELGEYALIGAGSVVTENAKIPPYTLSLGTPAKVVRELTDADLQRMSRTALSYVAKGKEYRIS; encoded by the coding sequence ATGCTGATTCACTATAACGGAAATTTGCCGCAGCTCCATTCATCTGTCTATGTGGCAGAAGGAGCAAAAATTGTCGGAAAAGTAACGATCGGCCAGGATTCCTCCGTATGGTTTAATGCCGTACTGCGCGGGGATATGGCACCTGTCATCATCGGTGAACGCTGCAATATCCAGGATGGGGTCGTGGGACATGTGAACACGGACCAGCCACTGGTGCTGGCGGATGATATTTCGGTGGGACATGCTGCCATTATCCATGGCTGTACGGTGGGCAAAGGCACTTTAATTGGTATGGGGGCCATTGTACTCAACGGAGCGGAGCTTGGTGAATATGCTTTAATAGGAGCAGGGTCGGTCGTTACGGAAAATGCTAAAATACCACCCTATACTCTTTCTCTCGGTACACCTGCCAAAGTGGTGCGCGAATTGACTGATGCGGATTTGCAGCGGATGTCACGAACGGCACTCAGCTATGTGGCGAAAGGAAAAGAATATAGGATCTCTTAA
- the mgsA gene encoding methylglyoxal synthase, translating into MLKIAFIAHDRKKDEMVNFITAYEHVFTEHQLYSTGTTGLRIMEQTKLQIHRFMSGPLGGDQQIGALVAQNEMDMIIFLRDPLMAQPHEPDISALLRLCDVQGIPLATNVATAEILVKALDRGDFAWRELVHKYKPGIGELGDIK; encoded by the coding sequence ATGTTAAAGATTGCATTTATAGCGCATGATCGTAAAAAGGATGAAATGGTTAACTTTATAACAGCATATGAGCATGTGTTTACAGAACATCAATTGTATTCAACAGGTACGACAGGTCTGCGCATTATGGAGCAAACGAAGCTTCAAATTCACCGTTTCATGTCAGGGCCGCTTGGGGGAGACCAGCAAATCGGGGCCTTGGTTGCGCAAAACGAAATGGATATGATTATATTCTTGCGTGACCCGTTAATGGCACAGCCGCATGAGCCGGATATTAGCGCGCTGCTGCGTCTGTGTGACGTGCAGGGCATTCCTCTTGCAACCAATGTTGCAACAGCTGAGATACTGGTTAAAGCGCTGGATCGCGGTGATTTTGCGTGGCGTGAGCTGGTACATAAATATAAACCGGGTATTGGCGAGCTGGGTGATATAAAATGA
- a CDS encoding sporulation protein YpjB produces MIWGQVFRVTFRVALGVVLSMVVLSVCVPPGIAEARDQPEPVQSKSVGNANEIQKLDQAAAILYRDVMDGNIEKARADVGEVSRWFSTGQVQAALSVEAIHALSGSILEVQQATQSVQASPDEWVKAAANLRLATDVLAHPRQPLWQQYYKILKEDVSGLNTQFAKGNMKGFAAGAAVLEDHYETIRTAALIDGKTSEVVRTDSWISYVKGLGDRQNVDASAIRGALEQGNPTLNALFGREKDATALAPFIPRESERRAELAIGMVVLLALTYVGYRKYRTGFFG; encoded by the coding sequence ATGATTTGGGGTCAGGTGTTTCGTGTTACGTTCCGTGTTGCTTTGGGTGTTGTATTATCTATGGTCGTGCTGTCCGTCTGCGTCCCTCCAGGTATAGCAGAAGCACGTGATCAGCCAGAGCCTGTACAATCAAAATCCGTAGGCAATGCAAATGAAATTCAGAAACTGGATCAAGCTGCTGCGATACTGTATCGGGATGTAATGGACGGAAATATTGAAAAAGCACGCGCGGATGTAGGCGAGGTGAGCCGATGGTTCAGCACTGGTCAGGTACAGGCAGCGCTATCTGTAGAGGCCATTCATGCTTTATCCGGCAGCATTCTTGAGGTGCAGCAGGCTACACAGTCCGTACAAGCTTCGCCAGATGAGTGGGTGAAGGCAGCGGCCAATTTGCGGCTTGCGACAGATGTGCTTGCACATCCGCGCCAGCCCTTATGGCAGCAGTATTATAAAATTTTAAAAGAAGATGTCAGCGGCCTGAACACCCAATTTGCAAAAGGTAATATGAAGGGTTTCGCAGCAGGGGCTGCGGTGCTGGAGGATCACTATGAAACGATTCGTACAGCAGCATTGATCGACGGCAAGACAAGCGAGGTCGTGCGAACCGATTCATGGATTTCCTATGTCAAAGGATTGGGAGATCGGCAAAATGTAGATGCCTCAGCGATTAGGGGGGCATTGGAACAGGGAAACCCTACGTTGAATGCCCTGTTTGGACGTGAAAAAGATGCCACCGCACTGGCGCCATTCATCCCGCGTGAAAGCGAGCGCCGAGCAGAATTGGCAATCGGGATGGTGGTTCTGCTGGCGCTGACGTATGTAGGTTACCGCAAATATAGAACCGGGTTCTTCGGATAA
- the bshB1 gene encoding bacillithiol biosynthesis deacetylase BshB1, translating into MTLDILIFGAHADDAEIGMGGTIAKHTAAGFKVGVCDLTRAEMSSNGDVDTRMAEAEQASKALGLAVRTNLGLPDRGLYVTPEHVAAVTAEIRRHAPKVVFAPYWEDRHPDHVMCSKLVEEAVFNAKLRRFMPEKPAVQVEQLYFYFINDIGRTDLVVDITEHYEAKEQSLLSYASQFQAAPGKDTVATPLNQGYVERVKARDSLLGQRKLIPYAEGFASKTPHLVKLFT; encoded by the coding sequence ATGACGCTGGATATACTGATTTTTGGAGCACATGCCGACGATGCTGAGATTGGCATGGGAGGCACGATTGCCAAGCATACGGCTGCTGGTTTCAAGGTGGGCGTGTGCGATTTGACAAGAGCCGAAATGTCCTCGAATGGGGATGTGGATACTCGTATGGCAGAGGCTGAGCAGGCATCGAAAGCGCTGGGGCTTGCCGTACGTACGAATCTCGGACTGCCTGACCGTGGATTATATGTGACACCCGAGCATGTAGCTGCAGTTACAGCAGAGATCAGGCGTCATGCTCCGAAAGTCGTATTTGCTCCGTATTGGGAGGATCGGCACCCCGATCATGTGATGTGCAGCAAGCTGGTGGAAGAAGCAGTGTTTAACGCCAAGCTACGACGCTTTATGCCGGAAAAACCTGCGGTGCAGGTGGAGCAATTATATTTTTATTTTATTAATGACATCGGCAGAACGGATCTGGTCGTGGACATTACGGAGCACTATGAAGCCAAGGAGCAATCGCTGTTAAGCTATGCTTCGCAGTTTCAGGCTGCACCGGGCAAGGACACGGTAGCTACGCCGTTAAATCAGGGCTATGTGGAGCGCGTGAAAGCCCGGGATTCTCTGCTCGGTCAGCGCAAGCTGATTCCATATGCAGAGGGCTTTGCGTCCAAAACGCCTCATCTGGTTAAGCTATTCACATAA
- a CDS encoding IDEAL domain-containing protein gives MDKMKVTYEVMLGLSAEMVLDEALRKHRSEKLYKDIDEALATGDEVAFRHLTDELRAMS, from the coding sequence ATGGATAAAATGAAGGTTACTTATGAAGTCATGTTGGGCCTGTCTGCTGAAATGGTTTTGGACGAGGCATTACGTAAGCACCGGAGCGAAAAGCTCTACAAGGATATTGATGAGGCGCTGGCCACAGGAGATGAAGTAGCATTTCGTCATCTTACGGATGAGCTGAGAGCGATGAGTTGA